Below is a genomic region from Candidatus Omnitrophota bacterium.
ATGTTTGTCTATACTGGCCCTCCTTATCATAGGGGTCTCCCTGGGGTATATGTGGGCATTTGTCCTGATGCGCAATACCGTCGGGGATGACCATGAGAAGATGGCGGCGATCCTGGCGTCCGGCATTGGCGATATTATAGAACATCGCGTGGAGACCATGGAAGGGTATGCGAGCGATATCGTATGGGTTAACGCCGCAGACGAGAAGAACCTCATGTATAGAGATATGGATACAGAGACCATGCGGCGATATTTTTCGGATATGGATATAAAGTGGACGGACGGTTCTCCGGAAGACCCCCTGGTGAAAGATATCCTCGATAACGGGGTCTCCGAAGAGTTAAAGGCCATAACCGAGAAAGACAGGACCGTCGCGGAGATCTTCATTACCGATGCGCGGGGCGGTCTCGTAGCGGCTTCGGAAAAGACGAGCGATTTTTATCAGGCCGATGAAAGGTGGTGGCAGAAGGCATACAACGGCGGGAGAGGAGATATGTTCTTGGGGGATGTCGAATATGACAAATCTTCCGGTGTCATGAGCATAACTTTTGCCGCGCCCATGGTCAAAGACGGAAGGGTCGTCGGGATATGCAAGGCAGTTTTAAATTTTGAATTCTTCATCAAACCGTTAAAGAAAGTGAAGATAGGCAAGAGCGGGCATGTATCCCTTATAGATAAAGAAGGGAAGATATTGTTCCATGAGGGCATGAGGCCGTACGAACGAAAGATCCTGAGCGGGGAGAAGGTCGGTTTGATGATCGGCGCGAAGAAGAGATGGGACATCATCACCGCCAACGCTATCCATGTCAAACCCGTCTTTACCGCGTGGGCTAAGGTCGAAGAGCCGCTTTTAGAAAAGGAAGGGATCTCGTGGCTGCTCCTTATCTCTCAGGACCGGGAAGAGGTCTTCCGGCCGCTCTATGCCCTGATCTTCCAGGGGATGGTCATCTCGATATTTCTCATATTGATAATCATACCGGTAGGGTATAGTTTAGGGGCGGGTATAGTGGAGCCCATAAGAAAGTTACAGGACGCCACGGCGCGTATCGCCGCGGGGTCGCTCGATCACAGGGTCGACCTGAAGACGGGAGATGAGCTGGAAGACCTTGCGGATTCTTTCAATAAGATGACCGACTATCTGCGGAAGAGCACCACTTCCATAAAAAATTTGAACGCAGAGATCGCCGAGC
It encodes:
- a CDS encoding ATP-binding protein, whose protein sequence is MARSKDGKIIRAAGGIRKKITVAICLSILALLIIGVSLGYMWAFVLMRNTVGDDHEKMAAILASGIGDIIEHRVETMEGYASDIVWVNAADEKNLMYRDMDTETMRRYFSDMDIKWTDGSPEDPLVKDILDNGVSEELKAITEKDRTVAEIFITDARGGLVAASEKTSDFYQADERWWQKAYNGGRGDMFLGDVEYDKSSGVMSITFAAPMVKDGRVVGICKAVLNFEFFIKPLKKVKIGKSGHVSLIDKEGKILFHEGMRPYERKILSGEKVGLMIGAKKRWDIITANAIHVKPVFTAWAKVEEPLLEKEGISWLLLISQDREEVFRPLYALIFQGMVISIFLILIIIPVGYSLGAGIVEPIRKLQDATARIAAGSLDHRVDLKTGDELEDLADSFNKMTDYLRKSTTSIKNLNAEIAERKRIGDELRRALEEEVRSREIMTSMLEDNSQIRERLEKSIRELQDTQNQLIQAEKMEAIGRMASGVAHEVKNPLGIILQGIDYLEMVLPADNKDNRETLQMMRKGVMRADGIVRALLDFARAEKLNAMPQDINAVIESSIISVGHRLKSAGIEVVREMKDGLPDALIDAGKVEQVLINLLNNAADAMQRGGKLYVRSYQSAAGKAGGKGSIVVEVEDTGAGMDEGVKGKIFEPFFTTKDRTQGTGLGLSIAKSIVDLHNGSINVESHKGKGTKVTLAFRSS